A genome region from Eremothecium gossypii ATCC 10895 chromosome VII, complete sequence includes the following:
- a CDS encoding fungal specific transcription factor domain-containing protein (NOHBY723; No homolog in Saccharomyces cerevisiae; Syntenic homolog of Saccharomyces kluyveri SAKL0H00616g), producing the protein MSSKAEQFGRIVSKIELLEAAVNGMARKLSEGDASHGKERRQRDSSDGHASQKRRKTAYWGLDSSGVYQEDVLGSGKLGPVDMLASASVGNGDSEGGDSNKGCDAGPDSAVTELFTSPFAVPEDPLLARDSQSGVGMACTNLILTPKGLEWLKSKCLNSDFDLQCLTQCYHAAFQQKDAHICKIPTAPRELPEASILERLLDIYALSGAPVLSVISAQCTIEIYAKYKFGGVAAMKATEVMVLNIVFALACLIIKLGVVEEGTISLLALNVSPQELQEYENIFIANALRYTHRTTVVPEGLLSVKAILCLITYTSFSGALHASYILVAIAARLAQDMGLHADIMLEDLTPEEQYNRRSIWWLCRFFDLRLAITLGKPPVIASFDTNTKIPAMNNKIELLESVIYGSSEGVGDYDIDFTRQLYKMVLQSEGFIAIARHYIYKLCLITSQMYEQICASSAKMEPKTQLKIATKLIAQLEKYRLSLPENMRPGTKEDDLDAIIANQNLSQNSLFWLVYEIQLSFLIDMMMVHRSQYKAQTRLYKQGKIDVEPEYKCVEYARDILLCIVRVKLDYVSIIMRSKPWAFLLAFFDIYVYSMVHHTNAKIIEKDMQLLIKAYNSLAQGLTPNSNIENEYQMGPSYRDKNSLTQIKNVLLIFKCLLNILRSTLEAKLCIKFNLPGVEQVLQYTELDQNFFQTPIVDNVILNSDIMLNPFATGIGFEETAEGYCGFFR; encoded by the coding sequence ATGTCCAGCAAGGCGGAGCAATTCGGTAGGATAGTGTCGAAGAtcgagctgctggaggcTGCGGTGAACGGGATGGCGCGGAAGTTGTCGGAGGGAGATGCGTCTCACGGGAAAGagcgccggcagcgcgaCAGCAGCGATGGGCACGCGTCACAAAAGCGGCGGAAGACTGCCTACTGGGGCCTGGACTCGTCGGGGGTGTACCAGGAGGACGTGCTGGGGTCTGGGAAGCTGGGGCCGGTGGATATGCTGGCTAGTGCTTCGGTGGGGAACGGGGACAGCGAGGGAGGGGATAGCAACAAGGGGTGTGACGCGGGGCCGGACTCTGCGGTGACAGAGTTGTTCACGTCGCCGTTTGCGGTGCCGGAGGACCCGCTGCTGGCACGTGACAGCCAATCGGGCGTGGGTATGGCGTGCACCAATTTGATTCTGACGCCGAAGGGTCTGGAGTGGCTGAAATCCAAGTGCCTGAACTCGGACTTCGACCTGCAGTGCCTAACGCAGTGCTATCATGCCGCATTCCAGCAGAAAGACGCTCACATATGCAAGATCCCCACGGCCCCGCGCGAGCTACCGGAGGCCAGTATCTTGGAGAGGCTGCTGGACATCTACGCACTTTCCGGGGCGCCGGTGCTGTCGGTTATCTCGGCGCAGTGCACCATCGAAATTTATGCAAAATACAAGTTCGGTGGGGTTGCTGCAATGAAGGCGACTGAAGTGATGGTTCTGAACATTGTGTTCGCGCTTGCGTGTTTGATCATCAAACTTGGTGTGGTAGAGGAAGGCACTATTTCGTTGCTTGCATTGAACGTATCTCCACAGGAACTACAGGAATATGAGAACATATTTATTGCGAACGCGTTGCGCTATACTCACCGAACCACTGTCGTACCGGAGGGACTGTTGTCTGTGAAGGCAATACTTTGCCTAATTACGTACACGTCTTTCTCGGGGGCCCTGCATGCCTCATATATTCTTGTTGCGATTGCAGCCCGCCTTGCTCAAGATATGGGTCTCCATGCTGACATTATGCTCGAAGACTTGACGCCAGAGGAACAGTACAATAGGCGGAGCATCTGGTGGTTGTGCCGTTTTTTTGATCTGCGGCTTGCGATCACGCTGGGAAAGCCACCCGTAATTGCTAGCTTTGATACAAATACCAAGATACCCGCAATGAATAATAAAATTGAACTCCTGGAAAGTGTCATTTATGGATCATCGGAGGGAGTTGGAGACTATGATATTGATTTCACGAGGCAGCTCTACAAAATGGTGCTGCAATCCGAAGGATTCATCGCAATAGCACGCCACTACATCTACAAACTTTGTCTCATTACATCGCAGATGTACGAGCAGATATGTGCAAGCTCAGCTAAAATGGAGCCGAAGACTCAGCTGAAGATAGCGACAAAGTTGATTGCACAACTGGAAAAATACCGACTTTCGTTACCTGAAAACATGCGGCCTGGAACCAAAGAAGATGATTTAGACGCAATAATAGCCAATCAGAATCTATCCCAAAATTCTCTGTTCTGGTTGGTGTATGAGATACAGTTGAGCTTCCTGATAGATATGATGATGGTGCACCGGAGTCAATACAAAGCGCAAACCCGCCTTTACAAGCAGGGGAAGATAGACGTAGAACCTGAATACAAATGTGTCGAGTATGCGAGAGATATTCTACTGTGCATTGTACGTGTGAAGCTCGACTATGTTTCTATAATAATGAGATCCAAACCATGGGCGTTTTTGCTGGCGTTCTTTGATATCTATGTCTACTCGATGGTACATCATACTAATGCGAAGATAATTGAAAAAGACATGCAATTGTTAATAAAAGCTTACAACTCCCTGGCACAGGGGTTAACTCCCAATTCGAATATAGAGAACGAATACCAAATGGGGCCTAGTTACAGAGATAAAAACAGTCTTACTCAGATAAAGAACGTACTGCTAATCTTCAAATGCTTGTTAAATATTCTGCGGAGCACTTTAGAGGCCAAACTATGTATTAAATTTAACTTGCCAGGTGTGGAACAAGTGCTGCAGTATACTGAGTTGGATCAAAACTTTTTCCAGACGCCTATTGTGGATAATGTCATTCTGAATTCAGATATCATGCTCAACCCTTTTGCAACTGGAATTGGATTCGAAGAGACCGCCGAAGGCTACTGTGGTTTCTTCCGATAG
- a CDS encoding CBS domain-containing protein (NOHBY722; No homolog in Saccharomyces cerevisiae; Syntenic homolog of Kluyveromyces lactis KLLA0C14190g) — protein sequence MDGGCADGGQVKRAGRPASVGRQIAMASGTSGHVLAVSALPLDRPVFCAEDEGVLEVVRRLQAEGGHCALVGDGGRVAGIITTKDLALRGRGSARERRVRDVVTWGAVTVDEHAPVNAALELMVVRRLRHLPVLQAGSREVLGVLDITKCFQLAMAWLEWAAVGGTRLQDVLSDVACGAADGRRRALGIARVVQQMEMPTLQWLLASRRYATGLAVASPTTTVREALALMRRLDTTAVLVRDVEPLAAGAQGLPSPHVRPGRGADAYTVIGIFTSKDVVCRVLQQGLDPETDGCTLARFMTSWPQYAAETEGLHSALLMMHDGHYLNLPVVKTTGAIVGLFTVLQLTHAALSWCLEGRLQGDSLHVGGASCAVKKETGDPGAHGRLTRADQWYNLVGEHDYIYFLQSFDTSDYACSISSSSSQSPTKMQQSCLVSHRQLDTISNPELEFTNVRLSPQHTRFRRPGFCKRQRTLLQKDFFGNCASGTHTCRVAVVLADGDGSNFINSVRVLVRGNGLDSFRRLIVKIDATLKLGSAIGDSDMYHINCPDKLIKCEQDFQDILKLHFKTAGYGSDIPLILKLKRYSKPGWGLSLLNWLISRFQALRSVAESSWMKFGVFFMLGVGFGKMLL from the coding sequence ATGGACGGTGGGTGCGCGGACGGGGGCCAAGTAAAGCGAGCCGGGCGCCCCGCGTCAGTAGGAAGGCAGATAGCCATGGCTAGTGGTACTAGTGGGCATGTGCTAGCGGTGAgtgcgctgccgctggACAGGCCGGTATTCTGCGCGGAAGATGAGGGTGTGTTGGAGGTGGTACGGCGGCTACAGGCGGAGGGCGGGCACTGTGCGCTGGTGGGGGACGGCGGCAGGGTGGCGGGTATAATCACGACGAAAGACCTCGCgctgcgcgggcgcgggAGCGCGCGGGAGCGTCGGGTGCGGGATGTGGTGACGTGGGGCGCGGTGACAGTAGACGAGCACGCGCCGGTGAACGCGGCGCTGGAGTTGATGGtggtgcggcggctgcggcaTCTGCCGGTACTGCAGGCGGGGAGCAGGGAGGTGCTGGGGGTGCTGGACATCACCAAATGCTTCCAGCTGGCGATGGCGTGGCTAGAGTGGGCAGCGGTCGGCGGGACGCGGCTGCAGGACGTGCTGAGCGACGTCGCGtgcggcgcggcggacggTCGACGGCGGGCGCTGGGCATTGCGCGCGTGGTGCAGCAGATGGAGATGCCCACCTTGCAGTGGCTGCTCGCGTCGCGGCGCTACGCGACGGGGCTTGCCGTGGCGAGCCCGACGACGACGGTGCgcgaggcgctggcgctgaTGCGGCGCCTCGACACGACGGCGGTGCTGGTCCGCGACGTGGAGCCACTGGCTGCTGGGGCGCAGGGTCTGCCAAGCCCGCATGTGCGCCCGGGACGGGGCGCCGATGCGTACACTGTAATTGGCATCTTCACGAGCAAGGACGTGGTGTGTAGGGTGCTCCAGCAGGGCCTGGATCCAGAGACCGACGGGTGCACACTTGCCCGATTTATGACATCGTGGCCGCAGTACGCGGCCGAGACGGAGGGGCTACATTCTGCGCTGCTGATGATGCACGATGGACATTACCTGAATCTTCCGGTTGTCAAGACTACAGGGGCTATCGTGGGCCTCTTTACTGTGTTGCAGCTTACTCACGCAGCGCTGAGTTGGTGTCTCGAGGGACGCTTGCAGGGAGACAGTCTGCATGTCGGAGGGGCATCATGTGCCGTTAAAAAGGAAACAGGTGATCCCGGGGCCCATGGACGATTGACGAGGGCCGATCAGTGGTACAACCTTGTCGGAGAGCACGACTATATTTATTTTCTACAGTCGTTCGATACTTCGGACTATGCCTGCTCTATCTCGTCGTCTTCGAGCCAGTCGCCGACTAAGATGCAGCAGTCGTGCTTGGTTTCCCATCGACAGCTGGATACAATCTCTAACCCCGAATTAGAGTTCACCAATGTCCGATTGTCCCCCCAGCACACGCGTTTCCGGCGACCAGGTTTCTGTAAAAGGCAGAGGACACTGCTGCAGAAGGATTTCTTCGGGAACTGTGCTTCTGGAACGCACACCTGCCGAGTTGCCGTAGTCCTAGCCGACGGAGATGGCTCGAACTTCATCAATTCTGTTAGGGTACTTGTACGTGGAAATGGCCTGGATTCCTTTAGACGCCTTATCGTTAAGATAGACGCCACGCTAAAGCTCGGCAGTGCTATAGGGGACAGCGATATGTACCATATCAACTGCCCAGATAAACTTATTAAGTGTGAACAAGATTTCCAAGACATATTAAAGCTGCATTTCAAGACCGCGGGCTACGGTTCTGATATCCCGTTAATTCTGAAGCTTAAACGGTACTCTAAGCCCGGATGGGGGCTATCCTTATTGAACTGGCTAATTTCCAGGTTTCAGGCGTTGCGTAGCGTCGCCGAGTCATCCTGGATGAAGTTCGGGGTTTTCTTTATGTTAGGTGTCGGCTTCGGCAAGATGTTATTGTAG
- the YOR1 gene encoding ATP-binding cassette transporter YOR1 (Syntenic homolog of Saccharomyces cerevisiae YGR281W (YOR1)), whose amino-acid sequence MTAALADEYNEDAKRGTSSIRRSTASFSESGSDFLNSGDREKLGDSTLQPQRRLFSWVHGKDLPPVPDEEERERYPLYRANPLSRMMFWWVVPVIRVGYRRTLQPNDLWVVDGSLGVDEMYKRFVRHFRRYVQRAEAQYRLEHPEATQEEIRTNARMRNNDLLRALCITFRWPLFLALLNAAVTNLLSCAQPLVTRAIIRHLDPHSRESVGVGVAYAICACVLLFINGYSFNHMTHQSMRTALQIRTVLTKAILGKALVLSGKARNEWPPGTLISMASTDLSRMEFAVFFQPFLLVFPLVLALGVALLLVTVGPVGLLGLAVFIVALGLATLAFRKMVKYRVAATVFTDARVTLMREIMNSMKMLKYYCWERAYEERVTDVRYKEVHKVRQMMIFRSILVTTAVTLSTIAGMVCFLAMSHLNSENRNAANVFSALSLFQALSIQLFFIPTALSTGADAKIALKRIQKLLWASEQSHRQDDSSDKLGPLDPSVAIQVESASFEWEGQKDSDLKGAQKTEDDSVQSDTVTVLSKKREEKQSREEVFKVPFTGLNDLLFSIKKGEFIIVIGAIGTGKTSLLNAVAGYMKKTTGSVHVNGSLLFCGVPWIQNATIRDNIIFGSSFDQTRYDEVVNACALEADFKIFPAGDKTEVGERGITLSGGQKARISLARAIYKDRDIYLFDDIISAVDANVAAHITQKCLLDRLQNRTRILATHQLALVQEASRVIFLGQDGSFDMGTPAELHEKNSQFRNLMSLSSQTNAEESEMESIRSQSKSKKASTAPVSMPDFNEEIDDGRITSKEERAVNALKFKVYKDYLMAGEKSSKMLIVTVLITLVLMTTFFSLFNSVWLSFWTEYRFPGRQDAFYMGIYFMLTCLTFIFTNLEFTFLLHIGLSASRRLNLSAAKRILYAPMSFIDTTPMGRILNRFTKDTDVLDNELTDSTRMFVFQMANVVGVFILSIAYLPYVAIAVPISVLLLLFIGDHYQSAGREVKRLEAIQRSFVYNNLGEVLDGLDTIRAYNAQSRFLRKSDYFLNRTNEAGYLVIGARCWVALTTDLVAIAIALIVTLLCVTRVIHITPSSAGVLLTVVLQMPAYFNMVLRGFTELENNMNSTQRVHYYATALPQEAPQYLPGAAPPAGWPAAGEIVFQEVSFAYRPGLPLALCGVSFHVRAGEKIGICGRTGAGKTSVTTALYRLSELESGSIKIDGVDIATLGLHDLRSALSIIPQDPLLFRGTVRKNLDPFAEHTDGTLWSALVRSGVVPAGVVPTSHKFHLDQEVDEGGANFSLGERQLLALARALVRSTRILILDEATSSVDYATDARVQARIAAEFRQATVLCVAHRLRTIISYDRILVLDQGRVAEFDTPYRLFAREDSLFRAMCVHTGISASDFAPAADIPSL is encoded by the coding sequence ATGACCGCAGCGCTAGCAGATGAATACAACGAGGATGCCAAGCGCGGAACATCGTCTATACGGCGCTCAACGGCGTCGTTTTCGGAGAGCGGGTCAGACTTCCTGAACAGTGGGGACCGGGAAAAGCTTGGCGACTCGACgctgcagccgcagcgGCGACTTTTCAGCTGGGTGCATGGCAAGGACCTGCCGCCGGTGCCGGACGAGGAAGAGCGGGAGCGGTACCCGCTGTACCGTGCCAATCCGCTGTCGCGGATGATGTTTTGGTGGGTGGTGCCTGTGATCCGCGTCGGGTACCGGCGGACGCTGCAGCCGAATGACCTGTGGGTCGTGGACGGGTCGCTCGGGGTGGACGAGATGTACAAGAGGTTTGTGCGGCATTTCAGGCGCTACGTGCAGCGGGCGGAGGCGCAGTACCGGCTGGAGCACCCAGAGGCGACGCAGGAGGAGATACGTACTAACGCGCGGATGCGCAACAACGACTTGCTGCGTGCGCTGTGTATCACATTCCGGTGGCCGTTATTCTTGGCGTTGCTGAATGCCGCAGTGACTAATCTGCTGTCGTGCGCGCAGCCGTTGGTTACGAGGGCCATCATCCGTCACCTAGACCCGCACTCGCGCGAGTCTGTGGGTGTGGGAGTGGCGTATGCGATCTGCGCGTGTGTGTTGCTTTTCATCAACGGGTATTCTTTTAACCACATGACGCATCAGTCGATGCGCACGGCGCTGCAGATACGCACGGTGCTGACAAAGGCCATTTTGGGGAAGGCGTTGGTGCTGTCGGGCAAGGCCAGGAACGAATGGCCACCCGGCACATTGATATCCATGGCGAGCACGGATCTTTCGAGAATGGAGTTTGCCGTTTTTTTCCAGCCCTTCCTGCTTGTGTTTCCTCTGGTCTTGGCGCTGGGCGTGGCACTGCTACTTGTTACCGTGGGGCCAGTAGGGCTGCTGGGGCTGGCGGTGTTCATCGTGGCTTTGGGTCTTGCGACTCTAGCGTTCCGGAAAATGGTCAAGTACCGGGTTGCCGCAACGGTTTTTACTGACGCGCGGGTGACGCTGATGCGCGAGATTATGAACAGCATGAAGATGCTGAAGTACTACTGTTGGGAGCGTGCTTATGAAGAGCGGGTGACTGATGTGAGGTACAAGGAGGTGCACAAGGTGCGGCAAATGATGATTTTTCGAAGCATTCTGGTGACTACTGCCGTTACGTTGTCGACGATTGCCGGCATGGTCTGTTTTCTGGCGATGTCGCACCTGAACTCGGAGAACCGGAATGCCGCCAATGTCTTCTCCGCTCTCTCTCTATTCCAGGCCCTGAGTATTCAGCTGTTCTTTATTCCAACGGCGCTCAGTACTGGCGCCGATGCTAAGATAGCTTTGAAGCGCATACAGAAGCTGCTTTGGGCGTCCGAGCAGAGTCACCGCCAAGATGATTCTTCGGATAAGCTTGGACCACTAGATCCTTCGGTGGCAATACAGGTTGAAAGCGCATCTTTTGAGTGGGAGGGTCAGAAGGACTCTGATCTCAAGGGCGCGCAGAAGACGGAAGACGACTCGGTGCAGTCTGATACAGTTACTGTGCTATCGAAAAAAAGAGAAGAAAAACAGTCTAGAGAGGAAGTATTTAAAGTACCGTTCACTGGTCTTAACGATCTCTTGTTTAGTATCAAAAAGGGCGAATTTATCATCGTTATCGGCGCCATAGGCACAGGGAAGACATCCTTGTTGAATGCTGTGGCTGGCTACATGAAAAAGACTACCGGAAGCGTGCACGTGAACGGCTCACTACTATTCTGTGGGGTGCCGTGGATACAGAATGCTACCATCCGCGACAATATTATATTCGGGTCATCATTCGACCAAACCCGGTACGACGAGGTGGTGAATGCATGTGCTCTAGAAGCAGATTTTAAGATTTTCCCCGCCGGTGATAAGACAGAAGTCGGTGAACGGGGAATCACCCTTTCTGGCGGTCAGAAGGCACGTATCAGTTTGGCCAGAGCTATCTACAAAGATCGCGACATATACCTGTTTGATGATATTATCAGCGCCGTTGACGCGAATGTCGCAGCACATATCACCCAAAAATGTCTCCTTGATAGATTACAAAATCGGACTAGGATTCTTGCGACGCACCAGCTGGCACTAGTCCAAGAGGCTTCGCGTGTTATTTTTCTAGGACAGGATGGTTCCTTCGACATGGGTACCCCCGCGGAGCTACATGAAAAGAATTCTCAATTCCGAAATCTCATGAGTTTGTCATCACAAACAAATGCTGAAGAGAGTGAGATGGAGTCCATTAGGAGCCAGTCGAAGTCGAAGAAGGCTTCTACGGCGCCCGTAAGCATGCCCGACTTTAATGAAGAGATTGATGATGGTCGTATAACTTCGAAAGAAGAGCGTGCGGTCAACGCCTTAAAATTCAAAGTTTACAAGGATTATCTCATGGCAGGGGAAAAATCCTCTAAAATGTTGATAGTAACCGTGTTAATAACTCTTGTTCTGATGACAACATTTTTCTCGCTGTTCAACTCTGTTTGGCTTTCCTTCTGGACAGAGTACCGGTTCCCGGGTAGACAAGACGCTTTTTACATGGGGATATACTTCATGCTGACGTGCCTAACGTTCATATTCACCAATTTGGAATTCACATTTCTGCTGCATATCGGGCTAAGCGCATCTCGCAGGCTCAACCTCAGCGCTGCTAAGCGCATCTTATATGCTCCAATGAGTTTCATTGACACTACACCCATGGGAAGAATCCTTAACAGATTTACGAAGGACACAGACGTTCTCGATAATGAGCTAACCGATTCCACGCGTATGTTTGTGTTCCAAATGGCGAATGTTGTGGGGGTATTTATCCTCAGCATTGCATACCTTCCCTACGTGGCCATTGCCGTTCCGATTTCTGTATTATTGCTTCTTTTCATCGGAGACCATTACCAGAGCGCGGGCAGAGAGGTAAAGAGACTAGAAGCCATTCAGCGCTCGTTTGTGTACAATAACCTGGGAGAGGTTCTCGATGGCCTAGATACCATCCGGGCGTACAACGCGCAGTCCCGTTTCCTGCGGAAGTCGGACTATTTCCTGAATCGCACCAACGAGGCGGGGTACTTGGTTATCGGCGCCCGCTGCTGGGTCGCATTGACCACCGACCTGGTCGCCATTGCAATCGCGCTCATTGTCACGCTTCTATGTGTCACGCGTGTGATTCACATCACACCCTCTTCCGCTGGTGTGCTGCTCACTGTCGTTCTGCAAATGCCTGCTTACTTCAACATGGTACTGCGGGGATTTACAGAACTCGAAAATAACATGAATAGCACGCAGCGCGTCCACTACTACGCCACAGCCCTGCCACAGGAGGCGCCACAGTACCTGCCAGGTGCCGCCCCGCCGGCCGGCTGGCCCGCTGCTGGGGAAATTGTCTTCCAGGAAGTCTCATTTGCCTACCGCCCCGGTCTGCCACTGGCTCTCTGCGGCGTCTCTTTCCATGTGCGTGCCGGCGAGAAGATCGGCATTTGCGGGCGCACTGGCGCTGGCAAGACGTCCGTGACCACGGCGCTCTACCGCCTGTCCGAACTCGAGAGCGGGTCCATCAAGATCGACGGCGTAGACATTGCAACCCTGGGCCTCCACGACTTGCGCAGCGCCCTATCCATCATCCCCCAGGACCCCCTGCTCTTCCGTGGCACCGTCCGCAAGAACCTTGACCCCTTTGCGGAGCACACCGACGGGACTTTGTGGTCCGCTCTTGTGCGCTCGGGCGTAGTACCTGCAGGCGTCGTGCCCACATCCCATAAGTTCCATCTGGACCAGGAAGTCGACGAGGGAGGCGCAAACTTCTCGCTGGGCgagcgccagctgctggccTTGGCCCGCGCCCTTGTGCGGAGCACCCGCATCCTCATCCTCGATGAGGCCACGTCCTCTGTGGATTACGCCACAGACGCACGTGTCCAGGCGCGCATTGCCGCGGAGTTTCGCCAAGCCACAGTGCTCTGTGTCGCACATCGTCTGCGCACCATTATCTCCTACGACCGCATTCTAGTGCTGGATCAGGGCCGCGTGGCCGAGTTCGACACCCCTTACCGCCTCTTTGCCCGCGAGGATTCTCTTTTCCGTGCTATGTGCGTGCATACTGGCATCTCAGCCTCTGACTTCGCGCCAGCCGCCGATATTCCGTCCCTGTag
- a CDS encoding AGL345Wp (NOHBY721; No homolog in Saccharomyces cerevisiae; Syntenic homolog of Saccharomyces kluyveri SAKL0H00726g), producing MTALESGWLQAKNKDSAAEAYAGGHAWPHAEMTPAEEDEEEDEVFSRLNSLSDSEDGTFGLSKVFYGPAAAGAVHGARNITYERGFEPQYALGPTEDQRLSLDCALFQTFADGPSSDTPASSTPASSTPASVGSVPWNAGIFDAWCSSLDSVVADNYAPVPAPAAGAGRVYQRSQSVCTAMPPVECARMTGPAVGISPLQRGLSAGRVLKRDSAGSVRRGSCSSLYGIPGAPAFPHTTHGTHHPAVYKYVAQAQLSMQCNTTKVEMANKSEWLPVSPMTPERSAHIIAKLQEKNVLLDTAYEVFELFPRQNFLSQKLELLAMEFEPHFAKNRTAEETTALMSEDAVALNKHIWLNQREKRSATQLKQFPRFTVREAPDNRAWPYQIEVRTSSGYNDFTAQDERDLQLTHMDFLLMRLRHMNLLRESDDRKRKTKYYEFIEGKMKRPLNSFMLYRSALMKALSILKVAKIVTDLVRAVSEELPTLDERAILGLLVETVKSRRGTTYLESPHIPRLSTLIDEHLYKQQDARVSGSLSMAGRDPARVPVDPKFSNHTVLAQVITLMWNSESTDCREGFVLFSKVEKNHHHLVYPKYKYCPVKKLKLEELERNLNITTFTPDLLDGFKNLHPAE from the coding sequence ATGACGGCACTGGAGAGTGGGTGGCTGCAGGCAAAGAACAAGGACTCTGCCGCGGAGGCGTACGCGGGCGGCCACGCGTGGCCGCACGCAGAGATGACGCCTGCagaggaggacgaggaggaggacgaggtgTTTTCGCGGTTGAACTCGCTCTCGGACAGCGAGGACGGCACTTTTGGGCTTTCGAAGGTCTTCTACGGCCCGGCGGCTGCCGGCGCGGTGCACGGCGCGCGGAACATTACATACGAACGAGGATTTGAGCCGCAGTACGCGCTTGGACCGACCGAGGACCAGCGCCTTTCGCTGGACTGCGCATTGTTCCAGACCTTTGCGGACGGTCCGTCAAGCGACACCCCTGCCAGCTCCACCCCTGCCAGCTCCACCCCCGCGTCTGTGGGCAGTGTCCCGTGGAATGCAGGCATCTTCGACGCGTGGTGCAGTTCGCTTGACTCGGTTGTAGCGGACAACTACGCGCCCGTGCCAGCGCccgcggcaggcgcgggcCGGGTATACCAGCGCTCGCAGTCTGTGTGCACGGCCATGCCCCCGGTCGAGTGCGCGCGAATGACCGGGCCAGCCGTCGGCATATCGCCCTTGCAACGCGGCCTGAGCGCCGGGCGCGTGTTGAAGCGCGACAGCGCAGGCTCTGTGCGCCGCGGCTCGTGCTCGTCTCTCTACGGTATTCCGGGCGCTCCTGCGTTTCCGCATACCACTCACGGCACGCACCACCCTGCTGTGTACAAGTATGTGGCGCAGGCACAGCTCTCCATGCAGTGTAACACCACAAAAGTGGAGATGGCAAACAAGTCGGAATGGCTTCCAGTGTCGCCGATGACGCCGGAAAGATCGGCGCACATTATCGCTAAGCTCCAGGAAAAGAATGTGCTCTTGGACACAGCGTATGAAGTGTTCGAGCTCTTTCCGCGGCAAAATTTCCTTTCACAGAAATTGGAGCTTCTAGCGATGGAGTTCGAGCCCCACTTCGCTAAAAACCGCACTGCAGAAGAGACCACAGCGCTTATGTCCGAGGATGCTGTTGCACTTAATAAACACATATGGTTAAACCAGCGGGAGAAGCGCAGCGCAACGCAGTTGAAGCAGTTCCCGCGCTTCACTGTGCGCGAGGCGCCGGATAACCGTGCGTGGCCATACCAGATCGAAGTCCGAACCTCATCGGGTTACAACGACTTCACGGCACAGGATGAGCGCGACTTGCAGCTCACGCACATGGACTTCCTTCTCATGCGGTTACGGCACATGAATCTCCTCCGGGAGTCGGACGACCGCAAGCGAAAGACTAAGTACTACGAGTTTATTGAAGGTAAGATGAAGCGACCGTTGAACAGTTTTATGCTATACCGGTCGGCGCTCATGAAGGCGCTTTCGATCTTGAAGGTGGCCAAGATCGTGACCGACCTCGTGCGCGCAGTCAGCGAGGAATTGCCGACGCTGGACGAGCGTGCGATCTTGGGCCTTCTCGTAGAGACTGTCAAGTCTCGACGCGGCACCACATACCTTGAGTCGCCTCACATACCGCGGTTGTCCACCCTCATCGACGAGCATCTCTACAAGCAACAGGACGCACGCGTATCTGGAAGCTTGAGCATGGCAGGTAGGGATCCCGCCCGTGTGCCGGTGGATCCGAAATTCAGCAATCACACGGTGCTCGCGCAAGTGATCACGCTGATGTGGAACTCTGAATCCACCGACTGCCGCGAGGGATTCGTACTTTTTTCGAAAGTAGAAAAGAACCACCACCATCTAGTCTACCCCAAATACAAGTATTGCCCTGTCAAGAAATTGAAGCTGGAAGAATTAGAGCGCAATTTGAACATAACTACCTTCACTCCGGATCTCTTGGATGGATTTAAGAACCTACATCCGGCGGAGTAG